A single window of Symphalangus syndactylus isolate Jambi chromosome 4, NHGRI_mSymSyn1-v2.1_pri, whole genome shotgun sequence DNA harbors:
- the LOC129481202 gene encoding tripartite motif-containing protein 60 encodes MQGSMEFVTALADLRAEASCPICLDYLKDPVTISCGHNFCLSCIIMSWKDLHDSFPCPFCHFCCPERKFISNPQLGSLTEIAKQLQIRSKKRKRQEEKHVCKKHNQVLTFFCQKDLELLCPRCSLSTDHQHHCVWPIKKAAPYHRKKLEEYNAPWKERVELIEKVITMQTRKSLELKKKVKHRAEEVKSEFEQLRLFLQNEQETVLRQLQDEEMDILAQLNESLTKFSDYTSSLKYLLKEIESIYVKSELELLANVKDIYHRYKNLKFPEPFSFKLKEYGYHLPPQYSGLDKIIKRFQVDVILDPETAHRKLIVSEDRKTVHYGNTTQNVPHNPRRFYLLPAVLGSKGYSCGRQYWEVEVKDKPEWILGVCNDCLPRRRKSQPILVQDGLWGIWRSSQNNYIVLGHKEIILLPQVIPSKIGIFLDYEMNEVSFYNLNDRSLLYTFNDNFTGALWPYFYTGTDSKPLKISIVTDSE; translated from the coding sequence GCTCAATGGAATTTGTGACGGCCCTGGCTGACCTCCGAGCAGAGGCTAGCTGTCCCATCTGTCTGGACTACTTGAAAGACCCAGTGACCATCAGCTGTGGGCATAACTTCTGTCTCTCCTGCATCATTATGTCCTGGAAGGATCTACATGATAGTTTCCCCTGCCCCTTTTGCCACTTTTGCTGTCCAGAAAGGAAATTTATAAGCAATCCCCAGCTAGGTAGTTTGACTGAAATTGCTAAGCAACTCCAGATACGAagcaagaagaggaagaggcaggaagagaaGCATGTGTGTAAGAAGCATAATCAGGTTTTGACTTTCTTCTGTCAGAAAGATCTAGAGCTTTTATGTCCAAGGTGCAGTTTGTCCACTGATCACCAGCATCACTGTGTTTGGCCCATAAAGAAGGCTGCCCCCTATCATAGGAAAAAACTGGAGGAATACAATGCACCGTGGAAGGAAAGAGTGGAACTAATTGAAAAAGTCATAACTATGCAAACCAGAAAATCACTGGAACTGAAGAAAAAGGTAAAACATAGGGCAGAAGAAGTCAAGTCTGAATTTGAGCAACTTAGGTTATTTCTCCAAAATGAGCAAGAGACTGTTCTTAGGCAATTACAAGATGAAGAGATGGATATTTTAGCACAACTAAATGAAAGCCTAACAAAATTTTCAGATTATACCTCTtcattaaaatatctattaaagGAGATAGAGAGCATATATGTGAAGTCAGAACTGGAATTACTGGCAAATGTTAAGGATATCTATCACAGATATAAGAATTTAAAATTCCCTGAACCGTTTTCATTCAAATTAAAAGAATATGGTTACCATCTGCCTCCACAATATTCTGGCCTAGACAAAATTATCAAGCGATTTCAAGTAGATGTAATTCTAGATCCTGAAACAGCACATCGTAAACTTATAGTCTCAGAAGATAGAAAAACTGTGCACTATGGAAATACAACACAAAATGTACCTCATAACCCAAGAAGATTTTATCTCCTCCCAGCTGTTCTGGGTTCTAAGGGATATAGTTGTGGCAGGCAGTACTGGGAAGTAGAAGTGAAAGACAAGCCTGAATGGATTCTTGGTGTCTGTAATGACTGTCTTCCCAGAAGGAGGAAGAGTCAACCAATTTTAGTACAGGATGGATTATGGGGAATTTGGCGATCCAGTCAGAATAATTATATTGTATTGGGCCATAAGGAAATTATTCTGCTGCCACAAGTAATACCTAGTAAGATTGGCATTTTTTTAGACTATGAAATGAATGAAGTTTCCTTTTATAATTTGAATGATAGATCTCTTCTCTATACTTTTAATGATAATTTTACAGGAGCACTTTGGCCTTATTTTTATACTGGAACTGACTCAAAACCCCTTAAAATTTCTATAGTAACAGATTCTGAATGA